In Ramlibacter sp., the sequence GATCTGCGACACCAGCTGCGGCAGGAACAGCGGGTCGAGGTAGTCGCTCGCGGCCACGCGGAAGGTGCCGGTGGAGGTTTGGGGGTCAAAGCCACGCACGTCGGTGAACAGCACTTCGGCGGCACGCAGGATGCTTGCACTGGGCTCGATCATGCGCAGCCCCGCATCGGTAGGCACCATGCCGGCGCCTGAACGCACCAAAAGCGGGTCTCCCGCCAGGTCGCGCAGGCGCTTGAGCGCGGCGGAAACGGCGGGTTGGTGCATGCCCAGACGGATGGCGGCGCGTGAGACGCTGCGTTCGGTTAACACGGTGTGCAAGACCCTTATCAAGTGGAGGTCTATCTTGTCGAAAAGCGCTTGGTCTCTCATACCGGGGCCTGCATTCCTGTCATATGGCAATGCTTATGTCGCGACCGGGGGCTGCGTTCTACCCTCACGAGCAAAGACAAATCAACCATACTGAGCTTCATGGACACCAAGACGATTCGATTCATCCGGCGCGGCGAGCAAGTGTGCCTGACCAATGTACCACCCGAGCGCACGCTGCTGGAAGTGCTGCGCGAGGACCTGCACTGCACCGGCACCAAGGAAGGCTGCGGCGAGGGCGACTGCGGCGCCTGCACCGTGGTCATTGGAGAAATGAGGCCCGCGCCACCGGGCCAGGCCGGTGGCGGGCGCATCGGCTACAAGGCCATCAACAGCTGCATCCGGCTGGCGCATTCGATCGACGGCATGGCACTGTGGACCGTGGAAGACATTGCCGCGGCCGACGGCACCCTGCACCCCGCGCAGCAAGCCATGGTGCAGTGCCACGGCAGCCAGTGCGGCTTTTGCACGCCGGGGTTTGTGATGAGCCTGTTTGGCACCTACCAGAACCATGTGGCGCGGGGCGAGCCCGTGACGCGTGCGCTGGCGCAGGAAGAACTCTCGGGCAACCTGTGCCGCTGCACCGGCTACCGGCCCATTCTGGACGCCGCGCAGCAGATGGCCAGCCTGCCGCCCGTGCCCGTGGACGAAGCCGCTTTGCTACAAAAACTGGAGCAGATCAAGGCCGCCCATCCTGGACTCCAGCCCGATTCGGCTTACAAACTGCCGCAAAACCTGGCCCAGCTGCTGGCGGCGCGCGCCGCCCACCCCCAAGCCCAGCTGGTGGCCGGCTGCACCGACGTGGGCCTGTGGGTCACCAAGCAGCACCGGCAGTTCGCCCAGGTGCTGGACGTGACCCAGGTGAAGGAGCTGCGCCGCGTGGAGCGCTACCCCCACCACATCGCCATCGGCGCGGCGGTGACGCTGAGTGAGGCCTTTGCCGCGCTGGTGGCCGACCGGCCGCAGCTCAAGACCTTTGCCAACCGCTTTGCCGGGCTGCCGGTGCGCAACTCCGGTACGCTGGGCGGCAACGTGGCCAACGGCTCGCCGATTGGCGACAGCATGCCGCTGCTGATTGCGCTGGGCGCCAACGTGGTGCTGATGAGCGTGCGCGGCCACCGCGAACTGCCACTGGAAAAGCTCTACACCGGCTACCGCCAGAACGTGATGGCTCCGGACGAGGTGCTGGCCTGGATCAAGGTGCCAAAGCCCGCGCCGGGCGAGAAGCTCAAGGCCTACAAGATTTCCAAGCGCTATGACGACGACATCTCGGCCGTGTGCCTGGTGGTCAACCTGAGCCTGGCCGGCGACACCGTGCAAACGGTGTCCATCGGCGCCGGCGGCGTGGCCGCCACGCCGGTGCGCGCGGTGCAGGCCGAAGCCGCGCTGCGCGGCCAGCCCTGGACGCTGGCCACCGTGCAGGCCGCCACCGCCGCGCTGCGCGCCGAGTTCCGGCCCATCAGCGACATGCGCGCCAGTGCCGGCTACCGCAGCGAGGTGCTGGGCAACCTGATGCAGCGCTTCTGGCTTGAAAGCCAGGGCCTGCGGCAGATCAACCTGGAGTCGTTCCAGCTCGAGGGAGAGGCCGCATGAACGCGCGCGACAGCAAGCTCAACACCGTGGCGCCCGGCGGCAACGCCCGCGCGGGTGAACTCAACATGGCGCCGGCCACCGATTCACCGCACGCGCCCGCGGCGGCGGGCCCGGCCGCCGGCGTGTCGCGCCCGCACGAAAGCGCGCGCGCCCAGGTGGCCGGCGCCGCCACCTATGTGGACGACATCCCCGAGGTCAAGGGCACGCTGCATGCGGCGCCCGTGTTGTCCCCCGTGGCCCACGGCCGCCTGCTGGGCGTGGACACGGCCGCTGCGCTGGCCCTGCCCGGCGTGCGCGCCGTGGTGCTGGCCGGCGACATTCCGGGCGACCCGGTGCTGGCCACCCATGTGCACGACGAGCCGGTGCTGGCGCGTGACACGGTCCAGCATGTGGGCCAGGTGGTGGCCATCGTGGTGGCCGACACCGTGATGCAGGCACGCCGTGCCGCGCGCCAGGTCAAGCTCCAGATCGAGCCGCTGCCCGCCGTGATGACGCCACGCGAGGCCCATGCCGCGCAAAGCTATGTGCTGCCGCCCGTGGTGGTGCGCCGCGGCGAGCCCGAGGCCGCCATGAAGCGCTCGGCCCGCAAACTCAGCGGCCAGCTGGCCGTGGGCGGGCAGGAGCACTTTTACCTGGAAGGCCAGGTGGCCTACGCGCTGCCGCTGGAACAGGGCCAGTGGTGGATCTACAGCAGCACCCAGCACCCCGGCGAAATCCAGCACTGGGTGGCGCACGCGCTGGGCATCGAGAACAACGCCGTCACCGTGGAGTGCCGGCGCATGGGCGGCGGCTTTGGCGGCAAGGAAACCCAGGCCGGCCATCTGGCCGTGTGGGCCACGCTGGCCGCGCGCAAGACCGGCCGGCCCGTGAAGCTGCGGCTGGACCGCGACGACGACTTCATGGTCACCGGCAAGCGCCACCCGTTTGCCTACGACTGGGAGGTGGGCTTTGACGACAGCGGCCTGGTCACCGCGCTCAAGCTCACCATGCTGGCCGACTGCGGCTTCAGCGCCGACCTGAGCGGCC encodes:
- the xdhA gene encoding xanthine dehydrogenase small subunit, yielding MDTKTIRFIRRGEQVCLTNVPPERTLLEVLREDLHCTGTKEGCGEGDCGACTVVIGEMRPAPPGQAGGGRIGYKAINSCIRLAHSIDGMALWTVEDIAAADGTLHPAQQAMVQCHGSQCGFCTPGFVMSLFGTYQNHVARGEPVTRALAQEELSGNLCRCTGYRPILDAAQQMASLPPVPVDEAALLQKLEQIKAAHPGLQPDSAYKLPQNLAQLLAARAAHPQAQLVAGCTDVGLWVTKQHRQFAQVLDVTQVKELRRVERYPHHIAIGAAVTLSEAFAALVADRPQLKTFANRFAGLPVRNSGTLGGNVANGSPIGDSMPLLIALGANVVLMSVRGHRELPLEKLYTGYRQNVMAPDEVLAWIKVPKPAPGEKLKAYKISKRYDDDISAVCLVVNLSLAGDTVQTVSIGAGGVAATPVRAVQAEAALRGQPWTLATVQAATAALRAEFRPISDMRASAGYRSEVLGNLMQRFWLESQGLRQINLESFQLEGEAA